One Thioclava sp. ES.031 genomic window, CGATCACCTCAGCGAGCTTTTCCTTGTCCTTGCCGAGCGAGGGTTCGAAATCGACCTCGATGCCACGGTCGCGGAAGATCTGGACGGCGGTTTCCGAGAGCTTGTCGGAGACGAGAACCTTGGGGGCCATTTTCTGGGCTCCTTGAATTTTCAGAATATTGGGAAAGGACGGGCCCGGAGGCCCGCCAATCTGTCACGGATCACGCTTGCGCGGCGATCTCGGCCTCGAAGGCGTATTCGACCCAAGGCATCAGCGCCTCGACATCCGCCGTCTCGACGGTGGAGCCGCACCAGATGCGCAGACCGGCCGGGGCGTCGCGATAGGCGCCGAGATCGAGGCCCACGCCTTCGGCTTCGAGCCGCTTCGCGACGGATTTGGCGAAGGCCGCGCCGTCCTTGATGCGATCGTCGGTGAACTTCACGCAAACGGAGGTGGTCGACGCGGTCGCCGGATCATTGGCGAGGTTCGCGATCCACGGCTTTTCAGCGCAGAAATCCCACACGACTTTCGCGTTGGCATCGGCGCGGTCGATCAGGCCTTTCAGCCCACCCACCGATTTCGCCCAAGTGAGCGACACGAGGTAATCTTCGACGCAGAGCATCGAGGGGGTGTTGATCGTCTCACCCTTGAAGATGCCCTCATTCAGCTTGCCGCCCTTGGTCATGCGGAAGATCTTCGGCAGCGGCCAGGCGGGGGTGTAGTTTTCCAGACGCTCGACCGCGCGGGGCGACAGGATCAGCACGCCGTGACCGCCTTCACCGCCCAGCACTTTCTGCCAGGAGAAGGTGGTGACATCGAGCTTGTCCCAGGGCAGGTCCATCGCGAAAGCGGCCGAGGTGGCGTCGCAGATGGTCAGGCCTTCGCGGTCCGCCGGGATCGCATCGCCATTGGGAACGCGCACGCCCGAGGTGGTGCCGTTCCACGTGAAAACCACGTCGGTGTTGAAGTCGATGGTGGAGAAGTCGACGATATCGCCATAGTCGGCGGTCTTCGTCTCGGCCTCGATCTTGAGCTGCTTGACCACGTCGGTCACCCAGCCCGCGCCGAAGCTTTCCCAAGCGACCATCGTCGCCTTGCGCTCGCCCAACAGCGACCACATCGCCATTTCGACGGCGCCGGTGTCGGAGGCGGGCACGATGCCGATGCGGTAATCGGCAGGCACGCCCAGAATTTCGCGGGTGGTGTCGATCGCCTCTTTCAGCTTCGCCTTGCCGATAGCGGCACGGTGCGAACGGCCCAGGGGCGCGTCATTGAGCATGTCGAGGGAGAAACCGGGAATCTTCGTGCAGGGGCCCGAAGAAAAACGCGGGTTAGCCGGCCGCGTAGCCGGAGCTTGAATAGCCATTGCTGGTATCCTTCCAGATATATGCCCTTCGTTGGGGAAGGGTGTCCCGCCGCCGCAGATACGCTTGCGCCCGCTCTGGCGCAAGGAGAATTTTTGGTCTAATGCGCCGCATCAGGTCACGGATACGACATTTGAACCGACATTCCCCAAGGAGCGCGCATGTTTACCGCCACGCTGATCGCTGACCCGACAGAGGCCAATCTGGATCAAGGCACGCTGGATGCGCTTTGCGGTGCATGGGGCGGCGGCGCGGCGCGTTGGCTCAACCCGAATGTCGCGGCCGAGTTCATGGTGGACCGCGTGCCGTCGAATCGCTGGGAGGCCTGGGAGGGCCTGCAGGGGCTGGGCGTCGATCTGGTCGTGCAGCCCACCGAGGGGCGACGCAAGCAGATGCTGCTGGCGGATATGGACTCGACGATGATCCAGCAGGAATGCATCGACGAGCTGGCCGATGTCGCGGGCGTCGGCGAGCGGGTGAAAGAGATCACCGCGCGGGCGATGAATGGCGAGCTGGACTTCGAAGGCGCGCTGACCGAGCGGGTGGGGCTGCTGAAGGGGCTGCCCGAGAGCGTGATTTCCGAGGTCATCGAAAAGCGCATCAGCTTCATGCCGGGCGGGCACGATCTGGTGGCGACGATGAAGGCCAACGGCGCTTACTGTGCGCTGGTCTCGGGCGGGTTCACGGCGTTCACTGGTTATGTGGCGGAGACGCTTGGGTTTGACGAGAACCGCGCGAACCTGCTGCTGGTCGAGGAAGGCAAGCTGACGGGCGTGCCCTCGCAGCCGATCCTTGGGCGTGAAGCCAAAGTTCAGGCTTTGCTGGAAATTTCGGAAAAGCTGAAGCTGGACCATGCGCAGGTTATGGCCGTGGGTGACGGGGCGAACGATCTGGGGATGCTGAAGCTCGCCGGTGCGGGCGTGGCGCTGCATGCCAAACCCTCGGTCGCGGCGGAATGCGACATCCGGATCAACTTCG contains:
- a CDS encoding phosphoserine transaminase, whose amino-acid sequence is MAIQAPATRPANPRFSSGPCTKIPGFSLDMLNDAPLGRSHRAAIGKAKLKEAIDTTREILGVPADYRIGIVPASDTGAVEMAMWSLLGERKATMVAWESFGAGWVTDVVKQLKIEAETKTADYGDIVDFSTIDFNTDVVFTWNGTTSGVRVPNGDAIPADREGLTICDATSAAFAMDLPWDKLDVTTFSWQKVLGGEGGHGVLILSPRAVERLENYTPAWPLPKIFRMTKGGKLNEGIFKGETINTPSMLCVEDYLVSLTWAKSVGGLKGLIDRADANAKVVWDFCAEKPWIANLANDPATASTTSVCVKFTDDRIKDGAAFAKSVAKRLEAEGVGLDLGAYRDAPAGLRIWCGSTVETADVEALMPWVEYAFEAEIAAQA
- the serB gene encoding phosphoserine phosphatase SerB, which translates into the protein MFTATLIADPTEANLDQGTLDALCGAWGGGAARWLNPNVAAEFMVDRVPSNRWEAWEGLQGLGVDLVVQPTEGRRKQMLLADMDSTMIQQECIDELADVAGVGERVKEITARAMNGELDFEGALTERVGLLKGLPESVISEVIEKRISFMPGGHDLVATMKANGAYCALVSGGFTAFTGYVAETLGFDENRANLLLVEEGKLTGVPSQPILGREAKVQALLEISEKLKLDHAQVMAVGDGANDLGMLKLAGAGVALHAKPSVAAECDIRINFGDLSALLYIQGYAVEDFA